The proteins below come from a single Vigna unguiculata cultivar IT97K-499-35 unplaced genomic scaffold, ASM411807v1 contig_705, whole genome shotgun sequence genomic window:
- the LOC114172932 gene encoding flavin-containing monooxygenase FMO GS-OX-like 2: MSHPLRVAVIGAGVAGLAVARELRREGLDVVVFEKSHHLGGTWHYDPRIDSDPVGSDPNREVVHTSLYRSLRTNLPRQLMGFLDYPFPDRPDGDSRTFPGHEEVLWFLNKFADEFGLRGLTRFGCEVVRVALVAGRSDSWVVESRTYDSALSREIFGAVVVCSGHFTQPRVPTIPGIEKWPGYQIHSHNYRVPEPFRDQVVVVIGFASSAIDISIEIAKVAKEVHIATRSPDVKVVKLANHDNMWQHKMVKCVSEDRMVAFEDGSSVYADVILYCTGYKHHYPFLETNGIVTIDDNRVGPLYKHVFPPALAPWLSFIGIPEKDIIFQMTELQCKWVARVLSGKVLLPTEKEMLAYVEEYYQQIEKDGFPKHMTHYLHFKEIGYCNWLAAEAGLPPIEHWREEMYLESIKPLLLGTLENYRDQWDDAHWNAIIKDASLTQMK, encoded by the exons ATGTCTCACCCTCTCCGAGTCGCCGTCATCGGCGCCGGCGTCGCCGGCCTCGCCGTCGCTAGAGAGCTCCGCCGAGAGGGCCTCGACGTCGTTGTGTTCGAGAAAAGCCACCACCTCGGAGGCACGTGGCACTACGACCCGCGGATCGATTCCGATCCTGTCGGCTCGGATCCGAACCGGGAGGTTGTGCACACGAGCCTCTACCGCTCACTCCGGACCAACCTGCCGAGGCAGCTCATGGGCTTTCTCGACTACCCATTTCCAGACCGTCCGGATGGGGACTCGAGGACTTTTCCGGGCCACGAGGAGGTGCTGTGGTTTCTGAACAAGTTCGCGGACGAGTTCGGGCTTCGCGGGTTGACCCGGTTCGGATGCGAGGTGGTTCGGGTAGCGCTAGTCGCGGGGAGGAGTGACTCATGGGTGGTTGAGTCAAGGACTTATGACTCTGCTTTGAGTCGGGAGATTTTTGGAGCTGTTGTTGTTTGCTCTGGTCACTTCACTCAACCCAGGGTGCCAACAATTCCTG GGATTGAAAAGTGGCCAGGATACCAAATTCATAGTCACAATTACCGAGTGCCAGAACCTTTTCGGGATCAG GTCGTGGTTGTCATTGGATTTGCATCTAGTGCCATTGACATCTCAATAGAAATTGCAAAAGTAGCTAAGGAGGTTCATATAGCAACTAGAAGTCCGGATGTAAAGGTTGTGAAGTTAGCAAATCATGATAACATGTGGCAGCATAAAATG GTAAAATGTGTATCTGAAGATAGGATGGTTGCTTTTGAAGATGGATCCTCTGTGTATGCAGATGTCATACTCTACTGCACTGG ATACAAGCATCACTATCCATTTCTTGAAACAAATGGAATAGTGACCATTGATGATAATCGTGTTGGCCCATTATACAAGCATGTCTTTCCTCCTGCATTGGCTCCTTGGCTCTCTTTCATTGGTATTCCCGAAAAG GACATCATCTTCCAAATGACGGAGTTGCAATGCAAGTGGGTAGCACGTGTTTTATCTGGTAAGGTCCTATTACCAACTGAAAAGGAGATGCTGGCTTATGTTGAGGAATACTAtcaacaaatagaaaaagatGGATTTCCCAAACACATGACTCATTACTTGCATTTTAAAGAG ATTGGCTATTGCAATTGGTTAGCTGCTGAAGCAGGTTTGCCTCCTATAGAGCACTGGAGAGAGGAAATGTATTTAGAGAGCATCAAACCTTTATTACTTGGCACGCTAGAAAATTACAGAGATCAATGGGATGATGCTCACTGGAACGCAATCATTAAAGATGCATCTCTTACACAAATGAAATAA
- the LOC114172930 gene encoding uncharacterized protein LOC114172930: MKPFVSYFKTFGCIGFVHVPDKKRSKLDDKSVKCVLLGVSEEFKAYRLYDPLNKKIYVSRDVKFQEDAAWEWDEAETNEAKTNKMIDASDHSEEICPAAEEVSRQMPRDGVGISQGFITSHYDELWTLQWELVDPPSNCKIVGVKWIFKTKLKELGEIDKFKARLVAKGYTQEEGIDYREIFALVALLETIRTVVALAATRRWTIYQLDIKSAFLHGAINEDVYIEQPPGYVVQRHEHQ; the protein is encoded by the exons ATGAAGCCATTTGTTTCTTATTTCAAAACCTTTGGCTGCATTGGATTTGTTCACGTACCTGACAAAAAAAGAAGCAAGCTTGATGACAAAAGTGTTAAATGTGTGTTGTTGGGTGTGAGTGAGGAGTTTAAGGCCTACAGACTCTATGATCCTCTTAATAAGAAGATTTATGTCAGTAGAGATGTTAAATTTCAAGAGGATGCAGCTTGGGAGTGGGATGAAGCCGAGACCAATGAAGCCAAGACCAATAAAATGATTGATGCAAGTGATCACTCAGAAGAAATTTGTCCAGCAGCAGAGGAG gtgagcagacAGATGCctagagacggagtggggataTCTCAGGGATTTATCACTAGTCATTATGATGAACTATG gacgttacaatGGGAGCTAGTTGATCCACCATCGAATTGCAAAATTGTAGGTGTTAAGTGGATTTTTAAGACTAAGTTGAAGGAACTTGGAGAGATTGACAAATTTAAAGCCAGACTAGTAGCAAAAGGCTACACTCAAGAGGAAGGGATCGACTATCGAGAGATTTTTGCTCTAGTAGCTCTTCTTGAAACCATTAGAACTGTTGTTGCACTTGCAGCCACAAGGAGATGGACTATTTATCAACTTGATATTAAGTCAGCCTTTTTACATGGAGCAATAAATGAAGATGTTTACATAGAACAACCACCAGGCTACGTTGTTCAAAGGCATGAACACCAG